The Streptomyces sp. NBC_00286 nucleotide sequence TGAAGGCGAAGCCGGTCAGGCCTCTGGATAACCAGGCGCCGAGCTGACACTCCAAGTAGCCCATTTCCCGACGGGGATCGGCCGCGGCGGCGCGGAGGGGGAACCGCCGCGGCCGAGGCGTGTCCGATGGGGGTCGAGCCAGGTGGGCTCGACCCCCATCGGCATGCTCGGCCTCGCCCGCCTACACCCTCCGACCACCTCAAACCGCCCAGGTCTTCAGCACCGCCCCAACACTCCGCACCGTACAGCTCTCCTTCTTCAACTCAGCCACCAGCGCGGCGACCCTCTCCTGATCCAGCTTGGACGGCACCCCCGAAGCGACCAGGTAGGCATGGGCCACCGCCACGGCGACCCGTACGTTCGAACGCTCCAGCCACCGCATACGCCCCAGCGAGTGAGCGAGGGCGGCGGCCTTGGCGAAGGCGCCGTGATAGACGTCCTGGCCGACGAGGACGGCCCGGTGACGTTCGACAGCGGCGACGGGCACGCCGTAGTCGTCGATACCCGGATCATCCACGCCGGCCCGCTGGGCGACCTCGAGGAGCCAGGCGATATCCACTTGGACGGTCACGAACCGGACTCCCCTTCCAGCTCGTCGATCAGATCCCCGTACTCGTCGAGCACCTCCTGCGCCGCGGCCATGAAGACCGCACGCACACGCTCGTTGTCGCTACGGATCAGCTGCTCGACGTACTCGTTGACCGGTATCCGCCTCGTTTCCGCAGCCTGCCTGGCCATCTCGGCGGTCTCGTCGTCCATACGGATGTTGATCTGCGTCTTGGCCATGGCCTGAAGGTACCACCTGATACCAACCTGCCGGACGACGTCATTCACCCCCCACCTCGCACCACACCGTCTTGCCCGCCACCCCCTGCTCCACGCCCCACCGCAACGTCACCGCATCAAGCAGCGCCAGCCCCCGCCCCGACTCGTCCTCCCCCGTGGCACACACGAGAACGGGGAGGGAATGCGGCTCGGGGTCGGCCACCTCGACCCGGATCCGGCCGCCGTCCGTACGCTCCACCCGTACGCGGACCGGGGTCCCCTCCCCCACATGCCGGACCACATTGGCGACCAGCTCGGTGACACAGAGCTGGACGTCGGCGCAGGGGGCACCCAGGTGCCGACGGACCGTGCGGCGCAGGTCGGGAACGGCCTTGGGGAGGGCGAGCAGTTCGAGTTCAAGGACCGACGAGGCGTTCACTGCGCGGCCGCCTCTCGGAGTACGGCGGCGAGTTTGCGCGCGGTGGCGGCGTTGCAATTGCCGAGCGCGATCAGTCCGGCCGAGGGCGGGTACGTACCCGCGAAGGTCGGCAGGTCCACGCTCAGGGAGGGGAGCGTGATGCCGTGAGCTGCAAGGGCGGCCTGGAGTTCGCTGACGCAGCGCTCCACGTCGTGGGCGGTGGGGGCCGGAGGTTGCGGGTCTTGCATGGGTACGCCTTTCCATACGTG carries:
- a CDS encoding fic family toxin-antitoxin system, toxin component, which encodes MTVQVDIAWLLEVAQRAGVDDPGIDDYGVPVAAVERHRAVLVGQDVYHGAFAKAAALAHSLGRMRWLERSNVRVAVAVAHAYLVASGVPSKLDQERVAALVAELKKESCTVRSVGAVLKTWAV
- a CDS encoding ATP-binding protein, translating into MNASSVLELELLALPKAVPDLRRTVRRHLGAPCADVQLCVTELVANVVRHVGEGTPVRVRVERTDGGRIRVEVADPEPHSLPVLVCATGEDESGRGLALLDAVTLRWGVEQGVAGKTVWCEVGGE